DNA sequence from the Treponema sp. OMZ 838 genome:
TACAATCTGCGAAATACCAGGCAGTAATTTGATGGTGGTAAATCCTGCCTCTTTTACAATTGCATAGATTTCGCGTAATCGCTCTGCCTTTATACTTGGAATGGCAATCAACAGTTCATCCCGCGCCTCCACTCTGATAAGGCGGGCAACATCTTGAATCGGACCAAGTACCGGAATATCTTCAATTTTAGTACCGATTTTCTGCGGATCGTCGTCAAGGAATGCCGCAACACGGCCGAATACGCCTTTCCGTTTTATTTCGTGGGCAATCATGGTGCCCGCAAGCCCCGCCCCGATAATATACACGGTCGGCTGTACTTTATTACTTTGAGCTGTCATCTCTCCCCTCCACCTAAACCGGCCGCTGCCGGCTCTATCACATCAAAAGCCAAATCGATGGGAAAGCTGTCGGTGTACATATCGAGCAGTACCTTAGCCCGTTGCTTTCTTCTATCAACTTTGATAATTTTTCCTTCAAGTCCTTTCAGCGCCCCTTCTACAACACATATCCGTGCATTCGCGTCAAAAAATACTTTAGACGGAGCAGTAACTTCTCCGAACGAAAGAAAATGGCGCAAAAGCGCGAGGTCATTATCGGCAAGCGGCAGCGGATTTTGATTATTCGGCAAAAAATGATAAAAATTCGGTGTCTTACGGAGCTGCCAGCAAAGCGGAAGCGATAAGTCAGCGATTTCTAAAAAAATATAGCCGGGAAATACCGGGGCATCAACTTTGTGCCGTATACCTTTCTTTTTAACATACAGTATGCGGCGCGGAAAATAGGCTTCTATTTCATGTTTTTCTTCATTTAATTTCCGTATTGTTTTTAACAGCTCCGGTTCCTTACCTGTTTTTACCTGCACTGCATAATAATCCATAGAGCATTCACTATAGCATAAAAGAAAAAAAAGCTCCATTGGGCGATACAGGGCAATGCCTATCTAGCTATAAAAATGAAAATACGGTACACTTATTCTATCGTCAAATTTTTCTTACTATGCTGGAGAGACTCTATGAAAATACGGACATCAGTTAACCTGTTTTTGGTAACGACGCTTATTATCGCTGTTTGCGGAGCCCTCGCTTTTAGCGTTATGCAAGCAAGGTCATATATGGAAAGTAATTTCTATAAGACCGTACCGTTTATGTTGGATGCTTCATGTTCTGAATTACAGGCAAACCTTGCAGTGGGCTTAGCACGTTCGCAAGACTTAGCGGAAGAACCGTACTTGCTGGATTGGTTTAACAGTTATGAAAAAGATAACGAAAATGGCGCTAAAGTTACCGAAAGACTGATTGATGTTAGTCAAGATGAACAGTTTTCTGCCGGTTTTGCCGCTTCGAATTTAACCGGTAATTACTATGTTGTTGATAGTAATAAACAGGTAAAAAAAGATATACTTACCGAAGCCGATGATTCATGGTTTTTTACCATGATGAAAAGTCCGCAGACGTTATTTTATAGTGTCGATTATAATAAAACGCTCAATAAAACGAATTTTTGGTTTAACGTAAAAGTATTTAATACGGCAGGGGAAGCTATCGGATTTGCCGGTATGGCAGTCGATTTACAAAAAACCGTTGCTAAAATAAATAAATCGCTACCGAGTCCGCAATCATGGGTCGGCATTATTGATAATACCGATACATTATCGCTTTGCTCAAATGCCGACTTTACAAATAAAAAACTGAATAAGGTGATCGGTATTCTTTCAAACTTAACCGGCTACAGTAATCTTCAATACTATGACGATGCTTCGCTCGGCAGAGTGGTTGTTGTAAAAAAACAGCTTGCCAATTTGCCTTATTATACTATCATGGCAGTTCCTGTAAAGGATTTTGCACCGCCGATTTTCGCGATTATGAGCTATTCTCTTTTATGGACGGCCGTACTGGTAATAGTTATGATCGCAGTCAATCAGTTTATGCTCCGCTATTTATTCGGACGATTTATTAAACTCCATGCTATTTTCGATAAAGTTGCAGAAGGTGATTTTACCGTTCAGGCAGCAGTACATTCCGATGAGCTCGGTGCCATCGCGTTATCCATGAATAATGCAATAGAAAAAATCCGTGCTTCTTTTTTGGTTATCACTAATACGGCAAAAAATATGCAAGCGGTTAGCCAGACATTGTCTACAAGAATGGTGAATTCTGCTGCAGCACTTAATGAGATAACAGGAAATATTGAAAGTGTAAAAGACAGCGTCATGGTTCAGCATACGGAAGTTACTGAAACTGCTGCAAAGATAGATTCTATTGCTCAAACGATGTCAAGCCTTGATTTTCATATTGATAATCAAGCTAAAAGTATTTCCGGTTCATCTCTTACAATCGAAGAAATTATAAAAAATATCCGGACTTTACAAGAACGGGCTGAAAAAAATCTTCAATCGATTAAAACCCTTGAAAAAACAACTCATACCGGTAAAGAGACCGTTGCGATGGTTGTTGAGGTAACAAAGGTAGTAACGGAGCAATCCGAGAGTCTTCTCGATGCTATTACGGTTATTCAGAATACGGCAAGCCAAACAAACCTTCTCGCGATGAATGCTGCAATTGAGGCAGCCCATGCGGGGGAAGCGGGAAAAGGGTTTGCAGTCGTCGCCGATGAGATACGAAAACTGGCTGAGGAATCGGGTGCTCAAGGTACAAGTATTACTAAGGTTTTGGAAGAACTTAAACATAAGATCGAAAGTCTTAATGGTGCAGGACCGCTGGTAGCGGAGCAATTTGAAAAAATCAGTGCTATGATGGACTTTATCTATCGACAGGAAGACGGCATGATCCGTACCATGAAGGAACAAATGCAGGGCGGTGAAGACGTCTTGAATGTGATTAGTGAAGTGAATGCCATAACATCGAAGGTTAAAGCCGATTCAAATAACATACTTTCCGAAGCTACCGATATTTCAGCCGGTATCAAAAAACTTGCCAACCTGTCTGAGATTATTACACAAAGCATGGCTGAAATGGCGTCCGGAATAGCGGAAGTCAACAATGCAATGCAAGAAGTAAATACTATCGCGATGAATAATCAGAAAAATGCGGCCAACGTTACCGGAGAAATTGGAAAGTTCAAGGTATAAGCAGTATGGGAACCTCTAAAAGACTCAGCTTTTTAGAGGTTTTGTTGAGATTTTTTTGCCCGTTTATCTAAAACGGGTATTCTCAGACAATTTCCAACCGGTAGCGTAAGGAGCATAACATGGGAAGTTTCTTTATAGCATTTAATGCAGTTATGCCGGTCGTTCTCTTAGTTGTTTTCGGCTATTTTCTCAAACAACAAGGGTATTTCAGCAAGACAACGATTGCCCAATTAAATAAGCTCTGCTTTGACTTACTTTTACCGATCGTAACCTTTAATAATATTAGAAAGACAAATTTAAATGAAGTTTTCGATTTGCGCTTCGTTCTGTATGCCGCAGGAAGTATTTTAGTCGCTATCTTTCTGCTTATTATCATTGTTCCCTTATTTGAGAAAGATAAAAAAAAGCAAGGCGTTATGATTCAGGGGACATTCAGAAGTAATTTTGTGATGCTTGGGATTCCCCTTTCTTCTTATATTGCAGGAGAAAACAGCGCGATCTTGGCATCGATGCTTATTATGGTTGTTGTTCCCATCTTCAATGCTGCAGCCGTTGTTATATTTTCAATCTATGGCGGATGCGCCGTCAACAAAAAGAAGCTGATACGAGATGTATTAAAAAATCACATGGTCATTGCCTCTCTTTTAGGAATTATGATGTCCTTGCTGCATCCTCCTATTCCCCATTTTTTCAATAAATCGTTGACGGATATCGGCAAAGTAGGCAGTGTATTTCCCATTATCGTACTGGGTGCAATGCTCGATTTTTCAAAAGTTTCGGCAAATTTTAAAAATCTGTTGATTACCGTTGCAGGCAAGCTCATCGGTATGCCGTTGATCTTTATTACGCCGGCTGTTTATCTTGGATTTCGAGCCAATGAGATTGTAGCGCTTATCGCCCTTTACGGTTCTCCTACGGCTGTTATTTCAGCGGTTATGGCTGAACAACTTGGCTGTGATCATGAACTCGCTGCTCAAGTCGTTATTTTCTCAACGGTACTATCGTGTATCACTATTTTCGGGATAGTCTTTGTACTGAGCTTTTTGAAGGTGATATAGGCTTCCCCTCATCAGTTACCACATGATCCGCATGAGCCGCAGGTATTGCACGGACTGCCGGTAAGCGGTGAGTGCGTACCGAAGACCTGCCGTTCAAAGGCTTGTCCCGTCGGTGTTATTGCTAAACCTCCTTGGGCCGTTTCACGAAGCGATGCCGGAAGTCCGTCGCCGACCCGTTTGAGGGACTCGATGGTTTCATCCACGGGAATTGCGCTTTTAATACCTGCAAGTGCCAGCTCTGCAGCGGTAAAGGCAAGTGTAACGCCGGAAGCATTCCGTTTAATGCAAGGAATTTCTACCAAGCCGGCAACGGGATCGCATACCAATCCCAAAATACACTTGAGGGTTATCGCTACGGCATGAGCCGCCATCTCCGGTGTGCCGCCTAAGAGTTCCACAATGCACGCTGCTGCCATCGCGGAAGCGGTGCCGCATTCAGCTTGGCATCCGCCTGAAGCGCCCGCAATCGACGCCTTGTTTGCAACAACCATACCGACAGCTCCTGCAGTAAACAGCGACAGCACTACTTCTTTCTGCGGAATACCGTGTACTTTTAGCAAGGCGCCCAATGCGCCGGGAAGAATACCGCAGGAACCGGCTGTGGGAGTTGCAACAATTTTTCCCATCGCGGCGTTTATTTCGGATACTGCCATTGCCATCTGAATAGCGTTTGACATAAGATCCCCGCAAAGGTGTTTACCTTCCGCAATCGTCTGTTTTAATCGGTATGCATCTCCACCGGTTAATCCGCTGGTCGATTTAACCCCCGGTTTGCTGCCGTTTTCGATTGCTTCCAGCATGGCTGTCAAGTTTTCTTCCATCCGCCTAATCAACGCTTCTTCCGGCTGTTCAAGCTGTGCTGATTGATCTTCTAATACAATCTCTCTGATACGTTTATGCTGCGCTTCCGCTGTTTTATATAATTCGTTGATTGATTCATAACTAAGCATAGAGGACTCCGTTTAAAATGGTCTAACAAAAATCACCTTGGTAACACCGGGTATTTTTTTGATAGCGGCTTGCAAATCTTCTCCAAGGGAGCGTCCGTCAATCTGTAATGTCATGATTGCCGTTCCACCCTTTTTGTCCCGTGCAAGATTGAATTTGTAGACATTGAGTTTATACTGTGCCATCAGTGCAGTTACGGCGGCGATCATTCCCGGTATGTCATTGTGTACGACGATAATCGTTGGGGATTGACCGGTGATTTTTACCTCTCTGCCGTCTATGTGGGTAATAACAATGTTGCCGCCGCCGATGGATGCTCCCTGCACACACACGGTTTTGCCGCTTGCATCGGTTAAGGTGATTTCCGCTGTATTCGGATGAGCGTCGGGAATGACCGTCGGCTCAAAAGTAATAGAAAGACCGGTTTCTTTGGCAATTTGTAAGCTCCTTTTGATACGCTCATCATCGGTCTGCATACCCATAATTCCGGCTGCCAGTGCCCTGTCGGTTCCGTGCCCTTTGTATGTCTGCGCAAAAGAGCCGTGCAGCCTGATATATGCCTTTACTGCTGGGGCGCCGAGCAGTAGCCT
Encoded proteins:
- the sdaAB gene encoding L-serine ammonia-lyase, iron-sulfur-dependent subunit beta gives rise to the protein MNVFDIIGPIMIGPSSSHTAGAVRIGLMSRLLLGAPAVKAYIRLHGSFAQTYKGHGTDRALAAGIMGMQTDDERIKRSLQIAKETGLSITFEPTVIPDAHPNTAEITLTDASGKTVCVQGASIGGGNIVITHIDGREVKITGQSPTIIVVHNDIPGMIAAVTALMAQYKLNVYKFNLARDKKGGTAIMTLQIDGRSLGEDLQAAIKKIPGVTKVIFVRPF
- a CDS encoding AEC family transporter, with amino-acid sequence MGSFFIAFNAVMPVVLLVVFGYFLKQQGYFSKTTIAQLNKLCFDLLLPIVTFNNIRKTNLNEVFDLRFVLYAAGSILVAIFLLIIIVPLFEKDKKKQGVMIQGTFRSNFVMLGIPLSSYIAGENSAILASMLIMVVVPIFNAAAVVIFSIYGGCAVNKKKLIRDVLKNHMVIASLLGIMMSLLHPPIPHFFNKSLTDIGKVGSVFPIIVLGAMLDFSKVSANFKNLLITVAGKLIGMPLIFITPAVYLGFRANEIVALIALYGSPTAVISAVMAEQLGCDHELAAQVVIFSTVLSCITIFGIVFVLSFLKVI
- the loaP gene encoding antiterminator LoaP, which codes for MDYYAVQVKTGKEPELLKTIRKLNEEKHEIEAYFPRRILYVKKKGIRHKVDAPVFPGYIFLEIADLSLPLCWQLRKTPNFYHFLPNNQNPLPLADNDLALLRHFLSFGEVTAPSKVFFDANARICVVEGALKGLEGKIIKVDRRKQRAKVLLDMYTDSFPIDLAFDVIEPAAAGLGGGER
- a CDS encoding methyl-accepting chemotaxis protein, with the protein product MKIRTSVNLFLVTTLIIAVCGALAFSVMQARSYMESNFYKTVPFMLDASCSELQANLAVGLARSQDLAEEPYLLDWFNSYEKDNENGAKVTERLIDVSQDEQFSAGFAASNLTGNYYVVDSNKQVKKDILTEADDSWFFTMMKSPQTLFYSVDYNKTLNKTNFWFNVKVFNTAGEAIGFAGMAVDLQKTVAKINKSLPSPQSWVGIIDNTDTLSLCSNADFTNKKLNKVIGILSNLTGYSNLQYYDDASLGRVVVVKKQLANLPYYTIMAVPVKDFAPPIFAIMSYSLLWTAVLVIVMIAVNQFMLRYLFGRFIKLHAIFDKVAEGDFTVQAAVHSDELGAIALSMNNAIEKIRASFLVITNTAKNMQAVSQTLSTRMVNSAAALNEITGNIESVKDSVMVQHTEVTETAAKIDSIAQTMSSLDFHIDNQAKSISGSSLTIEEIIKNIRTLQERAEKNLQSIKTLEKTTHTGKETVAMVVEVTKVVTEQSESLLDAITVIQNTASQTNLLAMNAAIEAAHAGEAGKGFAVVADEIRKLAEESGAQGTSITKVLEELKHKIESLNGAGPLVAEQFEKISAMMDFIYRQEDGMIRTMKEQMQGGEDVLNVISEVNAITSKVKADSNNILSEATDISAGIKKLANLSEIITQSMAEMASGIAEVNNAMQEVNTIAMNNQKNAANVTGEIGKFKV
- the sdaAA gene encoding L-serine ammonia-lyase, iron-sulfur-dependent, subunit alpha; the encoded protein is MLSYESINELYKTAEAQHKRIREIVLEDQSAQLEQPEEALIRRMEENLTAMLEAIENGSKPGVKSTSGLTGGDAYRLKQTIAEGKHLCGDLMSNAIQMAMAVSEINAAMGKIVATPTAGSCGILPGALGALLKVHGIPQKEVVLSLFTAGAVGMVVANKASIAGASGGCQAECGTASAMAAACIVELLGGTPEMAAHAVAITLKCILGLVCDPVAGLVEIPCIKRNASGVTLAFTAAELALAGIKSAIPVDETIESLKRVGDGLPASLRETAQGGLAITPTGQAFERQVFGTHSPLTGSPCNTCGSCGSCGN